In Bradyrhizobium sp. 200, the sequence GCATCGTTACGAAGCTGCCATTGGCGAGCATGAATACCAGCACGCAGCCGGTAGCGATGCCTTCCAGCGTCAGCGGCAACGTCACCGTGAAGAAGGTCCGCACGGCGCCGGCGCCCAGCACACGCGCCGAATCCTCCAGCCGGCGATCGACCCCCTGCAGAACGGGCACGATCGAGAGCACCATGAATGGCACCAGCACGTGGATCATGCCGATGTACACGGAAACTGAACTGCTCAGGATCGGAAGCGGCTGGTCGATCACGTGTAGCTGCATCAGAAAATCGTTGATCACGCCGCGACGCGCGAACAGTACTCGCCAACCGAAGGTACGCATGATGATCGAGGTCAGGAGCGGCGTGATCAGCAAGAACAGCAACGGTACCGCCAGCCGCCCGGCCATGCGGACCATCACGTAGGCAACCGGGTAGCCGATCAGCAGGCAAAACGCGGTCGTTAGCGAACTGACCTTCAGCGTTTCGAAAATCACGCCAAGGTAGTAAGGGTCGGCGAGCATCTTCTGATAGTGTGCGAGGGTGATGGCAGTCGACGCCGACGGATAGTCTCCCAACCCCAGGC encodes:
- a CDS encoding ABC transporter permease, which translates into the protein MADLELVTSSAVAAAGHATRRRNRRWLLAFPALAFLAMFFGVPLLQNAARSLGLGDYPSASTAITLAHYQKMLADPYYLGVIFETLKVSSLTTAFCLLIGYPVAYVMVRMAGRLAVPLLFLLITPLLTSIIMRTFGWRVLFARRGVINDFLMQLHVIDQPLPILSSSVSVYIGMIHVLVPFMVLSIVPVLQGVDRRLEDSARVLGAGAVRTFFTVTLPLTLEGIATGCVLVFMLANGSFVTMLLLGDGNVVTLPLLIFQQFTLTHEIGLASAMSNLLLLIVLVCLYAQLRLARLKEA